Proteins from a single region of Carassius gibelio isolate Cgi1373 ecotype wild population from Czech Republic chromosome A5, carGib1.2-hapl.c, whole genome shotgun sequence:
- the LOC128008234 gene encoding coatomer subunit delta-like: MVLLAAAVCTKAGKALVSRQFVEMTRTRVEGLLAAFPKLMNTGKQHTFVETESVRYVYQPLEKLYMVLVTTKNSNILEDLETLRLFSRVIPEYCRVLEESEISEHCFDLIFAFDEIVALGYRENVNLAQIRTFTEMDSHEEKVFRAVRETQEREAKAEMRRKAKELQQIRRDGERGKKGPGFGGFGSSGMSSSSSAIITDTLIEAEKPKPTPAPVRSSGPSKALKLLGKGKEVDDFVDKLKSEGENIILPSTGKRPSEASKSLPPPTHTESVHMRVEEKITLTCGRDGGLQNMEVLGMITLRVSDEKNGRIRLKVGNNDKRGVQLQTHPNVDKKLFTAESVIGLKNPDKSFPLKSDVGVLKWRLQTTDESFIPLTINCWPSESGTGCDVNIEYELQDECLELNDVVISIPVPSGVGAPVIGDLDGEYRHDSRRNILEWCLPVIDVKNKTGSLEFSIPGQPNDFFPVNVSFVSKGSYCDIQVVKVYQVDGESPVRFSTETSFVVDKYEIL, from the exons ATG GTGCTGTTGGCAGCAGCAGTCTGCACGAAGGCAGGTAAAGCCCTGGTGTCACGGCAGTTTGTGGAGATGACACGGACGAGAGTGGAGGGTCTGCTGGCTGCTTTCCCCAAACTGATGAACACCGGCAAACAGCACACGTTTGTGGAGACTGAGAGTGTGCGCTACGTCTACCAGCCTCTGGAGAAGCTCTACATGGTGCTGGTCACCACCAAGAACAGTAACATACTGGAGGACCTGGAGACACTGCGTCTCTTCTCACGCGTG ATTCCCGAATATTGTCGTGTCCTGGAGGAGAGTGAGATTTCTGAGCACTGCTTTGACCTCATCTTCGCCTTTGATGAGATTGTTGCCCTCGGTTATAGAGAAAATGTTAACTTGGCCCAGATCCGGACATTTACAGAAATGGACTCCCATGAGGAAAAAGTGTTCCGcgctgtcagagag ACTCAAGAGCGTGAGGCTAAGGCAGAGATGAGACGGAAGGCTAAAGAGCTTCAGCAGATACGGCGTGATGGCGAGCGTGGAAAGAAGGGACCAGGCTTTGGTGGTTTTGGCAGCTCGGGCATGAGCAGCAGCAGCTCAGCAATCATCACAGACACACTCATTGAGGCAGAGAAACCCAAACCCACCCCTGCACCTGTCAG GTCCAGTGGTCCAAGTAAAGCACTTAAACTGCTTGGCAAAGGTAAGGAGGTGGATGACTTTGTGGACAAACTAAAATCAGAGGGAGAGAATATCATCTTGCCCAGCACAGGCAAAAGACCATCAGAGGCATCCAAATCTCTGCCGCCTCCAACCCACACAGAGAG TGTGCATATGAGAGTTGAGGAAAAAATCACTCTCACATGTGGCCGTGACGGTGGCCTTCAGAACATGGAAGTGCTTGGCATGATTACCCTCAGAGTGTCTGATGAAAAGAATGGACGAATTAGGCTGAAAGTAGGCAATAATGACAAGAGAGGCGTGCAGTTACAG ACCCATCCAAATGTGGACAAAAAACTTTTCACAGCAGAGTCTGTGATTGGCCTGAAAAACCCAGACAAATCCTTCCCCCTGAAAAGTGACGTGGGTGTGCTGAAGTGGAGGCTACAGACGACAGATGAATCTTTCATTCCACTAACAA TAAACTGTTGGCCCTCTGAGAGTGGTACTGGCTGTGATGTAAACATAGAGTACGAGCTACAGGATGAATGTCTGGAACTCAATGATGTAGTCATCTCTATCCCTGTACC GTCGGGGGTGGGAGCTCCTGTGATTGGTGATCTAGATGGAGAATATCGCCATGACAGCAGACGGAATATCCTGGAGTGGTGTCTGCCTGTGATTGATGTGAAAAATAAGACTGGTAGTCTGGAATTCAGCATACCTGGCCAGCCCAATGACTTTTTCCCCGTCAATGTCTCCTTCGTCTCCAAGGGAAGCTACTGTGACATTCAG GTCGTGAAGGTGTATCAGGTGGATGGGGAAAGCCCAGTTCGGTTCTCCACAGAAACGTCATTTGTGGTCGACAAGTACGAAATACTGTAA